A portion of the Amia ocellicauda isolate fAmiCal2 chromosome 22, fAmiCal2.hap1, whole genome shotgun sequence genome contains these proteins:
- the rexo1 gene encoding RNA exonuclease 1 homolog, whose amino-acid sequence MLRSTGFFRGIDCPFNADSANNNSNGKSGGERCDRPYCHFRHCKPRRASYNPNHRESKDFTVKQKEQGYDPYNPEVVRPSKENGDPEKPLGPLDPGFLELELVNKAIEAVKSEVEREQKRLSRIGDQEYDPTAGVKGHKAASKEPFGSLEYDPGSYQIASTGDYNPTPRSIKYTLDSDSKSQGNSMEYIPTVVPKKAIKKPAPPPAAHHKYTLDNSKPSTDLEYDPLSNYSARPLSKKGAKDQKIGKRHHETGTPEEGYIPTFKKPRQQVDSQKYSAALSFSESDDENGTEYRPSPISRLRRSSVPDDVGKCWPGIKWSGGDRKEVASAQYDSEDTEGPDQGGLEDRGVEKKLSCEVPEKKSIKTDRARNGEKPSKKTDLKDKIERKAEQAKIPNKEACKKGRHEGKKLEERDKAQEKIKERSLKEFKKSEGGSGKVGKHKAEGKKMDKGAGDIHAKKGNRTGKALERGDKNRKDSRDFSKHKELNNGKLQRSSSSSSSGGVKDKKTGSKDHVKKSRSLEEKAPHVAKVKKRTLSHADLFGDESAEEDQDEEEEGDSSSSSSSCRRPCQHVKEVTKSSSKRKASEFSSSSSENEEPENEADYSGLQLDLDYDSDPMEECLRIFNESKDVKTEDKGRQTKQAPKEPVEDTSTDSTLTTLFPGQKKRVSHFVTKGDTEVAPKSVIRPYRRPTAQEICYKRMQIAQQQAVQLAAAVKTAAAMPAYPGEKKRVAHRPGPSAPAARTGPVEGKKAGSSVASPSRSGSSSLSVKAHTSAAMPSKTSNTTVHRRVAHTPTLKSSSLKRPVIPTEFGAKVPTNVRQRYLNIFIDECLKFCASEEEAFEKALEEEKVVYNRSSSRNIYLNVAVNVLKKLRSQSNSPVSPANKSPRVGSNKKTLSHEEMLGGKMAAKTSFTIKRSGRPQEEELTGLTLYRKMTEYLMTEEQLQEHGYPRPNPDKPSRALLYNTTEKKTTDPFTKVCCRCGAEYMITPTGNCVRREECNHHWGRLRRHRAPGGWEMQYSCCSGAVGSPGCQVCKQHVQDGRKENLDGFMTTFSKSTPADGNPGVYALDCEMCYTKQGLELTRVTVINSDLRVIYDTFVKPDSKVVDYNTRFSGVTEEDLQNTTITIRDVQAVLLSMFSAESILIGHSLESDLLALKLIHSTVVDTAIVFPHRLGLPYKRALRTLMADYLKRIIQDNVEGHDSSEDACACMELMIWKIKEDAKVKR is encoded by the exons ATGCTGAGATCCACCGGCTTCTTCCGAGGGATTGACTGCCCGTTTAACGCCGATAGTgctaacaataacagtaacgGGAAGAGCGGCGGAGAGCGGTGCGACAGACCCTACTGTCACTTCAGACACTGCAAGCCGAGAAGGGCGTCTTACAACCCCAACCACAGAGAGTCCAAGGACTTCACCGTCAAACAAAAGG AACAAGGCTATGACCCATACAACCCTGAAGTGGTGAGACCATCCAAGGAAAATGGAGATCCAGAGAAGCCCTTGGGACCTCTGGACCCTGGCtttctggagctggagctggtcaATAAGGCCATCGAGGCAGTCAAGAGCGAGGTGGAACGCGAGCAGAAGAGGCTCTCACGCATTGGGGACCAAGAGTATGACCCCACTGCAGGGGTCAAAGGGCACAAGGCTGCTTCAAAGGAACCATTTGGCTCTCTTGAGTATGACCCTGGTAGCTACCAGATTGCCTCCACGGGAGACTATAACCCCACCCCACGCTCCATCAAGTACACCCTGGACTCCGACAGCAAGAGCCAAGGAAACTCTATGGAATACATCCCCACTGTTGTCCCCAAAAAAGCCATCAAAAAGCCTGCCCCTCCTCCTGCCGCCCATCACAAATACACACTGGACAACTCCAAACCCTCCACTGACCTGGAGTACGACCCACTGTCCAACTATTCGGCACGACCTTTGAGTAAAAAGGGTGCCAAGGACCAAAAAATAGGCAAGCGGCACCACGAGACAGGAACACCAGAAGAGGGTTACATCCCAACCTTTAAGAAACCCCGGCAGCAAGTTGACTCCCAGAAGTACAGTGCAGCCCTCAGCTTTTCAGAATCAGACGATGAAAATGGAACAGAGTATCGCCCCAGTCCCATCAGCAGACTGCGGCGAAGTAGCGTCCCGGATGACGTGGGCAAGTGTTGGCCTGGGATCAAATGGTCAGGCGGGGACAGGAAAGAGGTGGCCTCAGCACAGTATGACTCTGAGGATACTGAGGGCCCAGATCAGGGGGGGCTAGAGGACAGGGGTGTAGAGAAAAAGCTCTCCTGTGAAGTGCCTGAGAAGAAAAGCATAAAAACTGATAGAGCTCGGAATGGGGAGAAGCCTTCCAAAAAGACTGATTTGAAGGACAAAATCGAAAGGAAAGCAGAGCAGGCCAAGATCCCAAACAAGGAAGCTTGCAAGAAGGGCAGACATGAGGGAAAGAAATTAGAGGAGAGAGATAAAGCACAGGAGAAGATCAAAGAGAGGAGTTTGAAGGAGTTCAAGAAAAGTGAGGGAGGCAGTGGGAAAGTAGGGAAGCACAAAGCAGAGGGGAAGAAGATGGATAAAGGAGCAGGGGACATCCATGCCAAAAAGGGCAACAGGACGGGTAAGGCCCTGGAGAGGGGAGACAAGAACAGAAAGGACTCGAGGGACTTCTCCAAACACAAAGAGCTGAACAACGGGAAACTGCagcgcagcagcagcagcagcagcagcggaggCGTCAAGGATAAGAAAACGGGGAGCAAAGACCACGTGAAGAAAAGCCGTTCCCTGGAGGAGAAAGCACCCCACGTGGCCAAGGTGAAAAAACGCACCCTGAGTCACGCCGATCTATTTGGAGATGAGAGTGCAGAAGAGGATCAGGacgaagaggaggagggggactcgagcagcagcagcagcagctgccgCCGCCCTTGCCAACATGTTAAGGAAGTGACAAAGAGCAGCAGCAAGCGGAAGGCTTCAGAGTTCTCCTCCTCTTCATCGGAGAACGAGGAGCCAGAGAACGAGGCGGACTACTCTGGCCTACAGCTGGATTTGGACTATGACTCGGATCCCATGGAGGAGTGTCTGAGGATATTCAACGAATCCAAGGATGTGAAAACTGAGGACAAGGGCAGACAAACCAAGCAG GCCCCTAAAGAGCCAGTGGaggacacaagcacagacagcACTTTAACCACCCTCTTCCCAGGCCAGAAGAAGAGAGTTTCCCATTTTGTGACCAAAGGAGAT ACTGAGGTTGCTCCCAAATCAGTGATCAGACCCTACAGGAGGCCCACTGCCCAGGAGATTTGCTACAAGCGCATGCAGATAGCACAGCAGCAGGCGGTACAGCTGGCCGCAGCTGTCAAAACAGCTGCTGCTATGCCCGCCTACCCAGGAGAGAAGAAGAGGGTCGCGCACCGGCCCGGCCCCTCCGCCCCGGCTGCCAGAACGG GTCCAGTAGAAGGAAAGAAGGCAGGCAGCTCTGTGGCCTCCCCCAGCAGGTCTGGATCAAGCTCCCTGTCAGTAAAGGCACACACTTCTGCTGCCATGCCTTCCAAGACCTCCAACACTACAGTGCATAGGAGGGTGGCACACACCCCCACTTTAAAG AGTTCGAGTTTAAAGCGGCCGGTCATTCCGACAGAGTTTGGTGCGAAAGTCCCCACCAACGTCCGCCAGAGATACCTCAACATCTTCATAGACGAATGCCTCAAGTTCTGCGCGTCCGAGGAGGAGGCTTTTGAGAAG GCTCTGGAAGAGGAGAAAGTGGTGTATAACAGGAGCAGCAGTCGCAATATCTATTTGAACGTGGCCGTCAATGTGTTGAAGAAGCTTAGGAGTCAAAGCAATTCCCCCGTGTCGCCTGCAAACA AGAGCCCCAGAGTGGGTAGTAACAAGAAGACACTCTCGCATGAAGAGATGCTGGGGGGCAAAATGGCAGCTAAGACTAGTTTCACCATCAAAAGATCAGGGAGACCGCAGGAGGAGGAACTGACTG GTCTGACACTGTACAGGAAAATGACGGAGTACCTCATGACAGAGGAGCAGCTGCAAGAGCACGGGTACCCCCGCCCCAACCCAGACAAGCCAAGTCGGGCCCTGCTCTACAATACCACCGAGAAGAAGACCACAGACC CCTTCACCAAGGTGTGCTGCCGCTGTGGGGCCGAGTACATGATCACCCCAACTGGGAACTGTGTCCGTAGGGAGGAGTGTAACCACCACTGGGGGAGACTGCGCAGACATAGAG CACCAGGCGGGTGGGAGATGCAGTACAGCTGTTGCTCTGGTGCCGTGGGCTCTCCGGGATGCCAAGTGTGCAAG CAACACGTGCAGGATGGAAGGAAAGAAAACCTGGACGGCTTCATGACAACGTTTAGCAAGTCCACCCCTGCAGATGGCAACCCGGGGGTGTATGCCCTGGACTGCGAAATG TGCTATACGAAGCAGGGCTTGGAGCTGACCAGGGTGACGGTGATCAACTCTGATCTGAGGGTCATCTATGACACCTTTGTCAAACCAGACAGCAAAGTCGTGGACTACAACACACG ATTTTCAGGGGTTACGGAAGAGGACCTGCAGAACACCACCATCACCATTAGGGATGTGCAGGCGGTGCTGCTCAGTATGTTCAGTGCTGAGTCCATCCTCATTGGCCACAGTCTGGAGAGTGATCTGCTAGCACTGAAG CTGATTCACAGCACAGTTGTGGACACCGCCATTGTCTTCCCCCACCGGCTGGGACTGCCCTACAAACGGGCCCTGCGCACCCTCATGGCCGACTACCTCAAACGCATCATTCAGGACAATG TGGAGGGACACGACTCCAGCGAGGACGCCTGCGCCTGCATGGAACTGATGATCTGGAAAATTAAAGAAGACGCAAAAGTCAAAAGATGA